A stretch of the Drosophila sulfurigaster albostrigata strain 15112-1811.04 chromosome 2L, ASM2355843v2, whole genome shotgun sequence genome encodes the following:
- the LOC133850809 gene encoding protein disulfide-isomerase A6 homolog, with product MMQFPSASSILMLTLFSVSCVNAFYSPSDGVVELTPTNFDRLVTQDDAIWVVEFFAPWCGHCQSLVPEYKKLAKALKGVIKVGSVNADDHKELGGQFGVRGFPTIKIFGANKRSPSDYNGQRTASAIAEAALAEAKKKVNAAFGGGSGGGSSSGSKGDVIELTEDNFDKLVLNSDDIWLVEFFAPWCGHCKNLEPEWAKAAKELKGKVKLGALDATAHQGKAAEYNVRGYPTIKFFAAGSKRASDAQEYDGGRTASDIISWASDKHVANVPPPELLEITDESSFDSACEGKPLCVVSVLPHILDCNAKCRNKFLDTLRSLGDKFKQKQWGWAWAEGGQQSALEESLEVGGFGYPAMAVVNFKKMKFSVLKGSFSADGINEFLRDISYGRGHTAPVRGAKKPAIVSVDAWDGKDGQLPTEEDIDLSDFNMDDDVKDEL from the exons ATGATGCAATTCCCAAGTGCAT CAAGCATCTTGATGCTGACGCTGTTCTCCGTCAGCTGCGTCAACGCATTTTACTCACCCAGCGATGGCGTCGTCGAATTGACGCCCACAAATTTCGATCGCCTAGTCACACAGGACGATGCCATCTGGGTTGTGGAGTTCTTTGCTCCGTGGTGTGGTCACTGCCAGTCTCTGGTGCCCGAGTACAAGAAGCTGGCCAAGGCGCTGAAGGGTGTGATTAAAGTCGGTTCCGTCAATGCCGATGACCACAAAGAGCTGGGTGGCCAATTTGGTGTACGTGGCTTCCCTACCATTAAAATCTTTGGCGCTAACAAGCGATCCCCAAGCGATTACAACGGACAACGCACTGCCAGCGCAATTGCGGAGGCGGCTCTCGCCGAGGCCAAGAAGAAGGTGAACGCCGCATTTGGAGGTGGAAGCGGAGGCGGAAGCTCGTCTGGCTCAAAGGGTGATGTCATCGAACTAACAGAAGATAACTTTGACAAACTGGTGCTCAACTCCGATGATATTTGGTTGGTGGAGTTCTTTGCTCCATGGTGCGGTCACTGCAAGAACCTCGAACCTGAATGGGCCAAGGCAGCCAAAGAGCTGAAGGGCAAGGTCAAGCTGGGTGCTCTCGATGCCACAGCTCATCAGGGCAAGGCTGCCGAATATAATGTGCGTGGTTATCCTACCATCAAGTTCTTCGCCGCCGGCTCAAAGCGTGCTAGCGATGCACAGGAATACGACGGCGGACGCACTGCCTCCGACATTATTAGCTGGGCCAGCGACAAGCATGTGGCCAATGTGCCGCCACCAGAGCTGCTAGAGATCACCGACGAATCGAGCTTCGACAGCGCCTGCGAAGGCAAGCCATTGTGTGTGGTCTCCGTGTTGCCGCACATCCTCGACTGCAATGCCAAGTGCCGCAACAAGTTCCTCGACACGCTGCGTTCGCTGGGCGACAAGTTCAAGCAGAAGCAATGGGGTTGGGCCTGGGCCGAAGGTGGTCAGCAGTCCGCATTGGAGGAATCGTTGGAAGTGGGCGGTTTCGGTTATCCCGCGATGGCTGTGGTCAACTTTAAGAAGATGAAATTCTCGGTGCTCAAGGGTTCTTTCTCCGCCGATGGCATCAATGAGTTCCTCCGTGACATCTCATATGGACGTGGACACACGGCACCAGTGCGTGGCGCCAAGAAGCCAGCGATTGTCAGCGTCGATGCCTGGGATGGCAAGGATGGACAGCTGCCCACCGAGGAGGACATCGATCTGAGTGACTTCAACATGGACGATGATGTCAAGGATGAGCTGTAG
- the LOC133841335 gene encoding juvenile hormone acid O-methyltransferase, which produces MNQASLYQRANQVQRHDAKLILDEYSSRLQWRSDGQDSLLDVGSGSGNVLMDFVYPLLPKGYEQLVGTDISSKMVGYANNCYRRYERTQFQVLDIGCDRLPEQLKGRFDHVTSFYCLHWVQNLRVALNNIYDLLRNEGGDCLLVFLASNPVYEVYKVLHTNAKWAAYMQDVEQFISPLHTSSKPAEQFKQLLNEAGFHYKNVEVRSEVFVYEGVRTLKDNVKAICPFLERMPAALHEEFLDDFVDIVVSMNLKQQTDGDQQQQRFASPYKLVVAYARKSSTLLGNVLSEMSSTKSLKGVS; this is translated from the exons ATGAACCAGGCCTCACTCTATCAGCGCGCCAACCAAGTGCAGCGTCACGATGCCAAGCTCATCTTGGATGAGTATTCCTCTCGGCTCCAATGGCGCTCCGATGGCCAGGACTCGCTGCTAGACGTGGGCTCCGGCTCGGGCAATGTGCTGATGGACTTTGTATATCCGCTGCTGCCCAAGGGCTATGAGCAGCTGGTGGGCACCGATATATCCAGCAAGATGGTTGGCTATGCCAACAATTGCTATCGACGCTATGAACGCACGCAGTTCCAGGTGCTCGACATTGGCTGCGATCGTTTGCCGGAACAGTTAAAAGGACGTTTCGATCATGTCACATCCTTTTATTGCCTGCATTGGGTGCAGAATCTGCGCGTGgctttgaataatatttacgATCTGTTGCGCAACGAAGGAGGCGACTGTTTGCTCGTGTTTCTCGCCTCCAATCCCGTATACGAGGTCTACAAAGTGTTGCACACAAACGCCAAGTGGGCTGCCTATATGCAGGATGTGGAACAGTTTATATCCCCGCTACACACAAGTTCAAAGCCAGCGGAACAATTCAAGCAGCTACTGAATGAAGCTGGCTTTCACTACAAGAACGTTGAGGTGCGCAGCGAGGTTTTCGTCTACGAGGGAGTCCGCACTTTGAAAG ATAATGTCAAGGCAATTTGTCCTTTTCTGGAGCGCATGCCAGCTGCCTTGCATGAAGAGTTCCTAGATGATTTCGTTGATATTGTTGTCTCAATGAATCTAAAGCAACAAACCGACGGcgatcaacagcaacaacgctTTGCATCGCCCTATAAACTGGTTGTGGCCTATGCTCGTAAGTCTTCCACTTTGTTGGGCAATGTGCTTAGTGAAATGTCGAGCACAAAGAGCCTAAAAGGTGTTAGCTAA
- the LOC133850810 gene encoding uncharacterized protein LOC133850810 — protein MLRQCNSYVLCTLLVIALSCLISTTHGYRYGYNRQPTTTTSTIAPPQTPKEYLDSKSSFSTFGIIAIIFTIIVLSLVFYYGIMCYPFLCRDEKKYRFMDVSSTITSATSRSIQSIENYPVDQKHHHQLA, from the exons ATGTTGCGCCAATGTAATTCGTACGTGCTGTGCACACTGCTTGTTATTG CCTTGAGTTGTCTAATTTCTACGACGCATGGTTATCGTTATGGCTATAATAGGcaaccaacaactacaacatcgACGATAGCGCCACCCCAGACGCCCAAGGAGTATTTGGATAGCAAATCGAGTTTTTCGACATTTGGCATTATTGCCATCATCTTTACGATTATTGTGCTCTCATTGGTGTTCTACTATGGCATTATGTGTTATCCGTTTTTGTGTCGCGACGAAAAGAAATATCGTTTCATGGACGTGTCGTCAACAATTACATCGGCAACGTCGCGATCCATTCAATCGATTGAGAATTATCCGGTGGATCAAAAGCATCATCACCAACTTGCCTGA